A portion of the Camelus ferus isolate YT-003-E chromosome 16, BCGSAC_Cfer_1.0, whole genome shotgun sequence genome contains these proteins:
- the WBP2 gene encoding WW domain-binding protein 2 isoform X1 — MALNKNHSEGGGVIVNNTESILMSYDHVELTFNDMRNVPEAFKGTKKGTVYLTPYRVIFLSKGKDAMQSFMMPFYLMKDCEIKQPVFGANYIKGTVKAEAGGGWEGAASYKLTFMAGGAIEFGQRMLQVASQASRGEAPNGAYGYSYMPSGAYVFPPPVANGMYPCPPGYPYPPPPPEFYPGLPMMDGAMGYVQPPPPPYPGPMEPPVSGPDVPSTSAAEAKAAEAAASAYYNPGNPHNVYMPTNQPPPPPYYPPEDKKTQ, encoded by the exons ATGGCGCTCAACAAGAACCACTCGGAGGGCGGCGGAGTGATCGTCAACAACACCGAGAG CATTCTAATGTCCTATGACCATGTAGAACTTACATTCAATGACATGAGAAACGTGCCGGAGGCCTTCAAAGGGACCAAGAAGGGCACCGTCTACCTTACCCCGTACCGG GTCATCTTCCTGTCCAAGGGGAAGGACGCCATGCAGTCCTTCATGATGCCATTTTACCTGATGAAGGACTGTGAGATCAAGCAGCCTGTGTTTGGGGCAAACTACATCAAGGGAACAGTGAAGGCCGAAGCAGGAG GTGGCTGGGAAGGCGCTGCGTCGTACAAGTTGACCTTTATGGCAGGGGGCGCCATCGAATTTGGACAACGGATGCTACAGGTGGCATCTCAAG CCTCCCGAGGCGAAGCCCCCAACGGAGCCTATGGTTACTCTTACATGCCCAGCGGGGCCTATGTCTTCCCCCCGCCAGTCGCCAATGGAATGtacccctgccctcctggctacCCCTATCCACCGCCCCCACCTG AGTTCTATCCAGGACTTCCCATGATGGACGGAGCCATGGGATATGTGCAGCCTCCGCCACCACCCTACCCTGGGCCCATGGAGCCTCCGGTCAGTGGCCCCGATGTCCCCTCCACTTCTGCAG CGGAAGCCAAGGCCGCAGAAGCAGCTGCCAGCGCCTATTACAACCCGGGCAACCCGCACAACGTCTACATGCCCACG AACCAGCCTCCGCCACCGCCCTACTACCCCCCAGAAGATAAGAAGACCCAGTag
- the WBP2 gene encoding WW domain-binding protein 2 isoform X3 produces MALNKNHSEGGGVIVNNTESILMSYDHVELTFNDMRNVPEAFKGTKKGTVYLTPYRVIFLSKGKDAMQSFMMPFYLMKDCEIKQPVFGANYIKGTVKAEAGGGWEGAASYKLTFMAGGAIEFGQRMLQVASQEFYPGLPMMDGAMGYVQPPPPPYPGPMEPPVSGPDVPSTSAAEAKAAEAAASAYYNPGNPHNVYMPTNQPPPPPYYPPEDKKTQ; encoded by the exons ATGGCGCTCAACAAGAACCACTCGGAGGGCGGCGGAGTGATCGTCAACAACACCGAGAG CATTCTAATGTCCTATGACCATGTAGAACTTACATTCAATGACATGAGAAACGTGCCGGAGGCCTTCAAAGGGACCAAGAAGGGCACCGTCTACCTTACCCCGTACCGG GTCATCTTCCTGTCCAAGGGGAAGGACGCCATGCAGTCCTTCATGATGCCATTTTACCTGATGAAGGACTGTGAGATCAAGCAGCCTGTGTTTGGGGCAAACTACATCAAGGGAACAGTGAAGGCCGAAGCAGGAG GTGGCTGGGAAGGCGCTGCGTCGTACAAGTTGACCTTTATGGCAGGGGGCGCCATCGAATTTGGACAACGGATGCTACAGGTGGCATCTCAAG AGTTCTATCCAGGACTTCCCATGATGGACGGAGCCATGGGATATGTGCAGCCTCCGCCACCACCCTACCCTGGGCCCATGGAGCCTCCGGTCAGTGGCCCCGATGTCCCCTCCACTTCTGCAG CGGAAGCCAAGGCCGCAGAAGCAGCTGCCAGCGCCTATTACAACCCGGGCAACCCGCACAACGTCTACATGCCCACG AACCAGCCTCCGCCACCGCCCTACTACCCCCCAGAAGATAAGAAGACCCAGTag
- the WBP2 gene encoding WW domain-binding protein 2 isoform X2 gives MSYDHVELTFNDMRNVPEAFKGTKKGTVYLTPYRVIFLSKGKDAMQSFMMPFYLMKDCEIKQPVFGANYIKGTVKAEAGGGWEGAASYKLTFMAGGAIEFGQRMLQVASQASRGEAPNGAYGYSYMPSGAYVFPPPVANGMYPCPPGYPYPPPPPEFYPGLPMMDGAMGYVQPPPPPYPGPMEPPVSGPDVPSTSAAEAKAAEAAASAYYNPGNPHNVYMPTNQPPPPPYYPPEDKKTQ, from the exons ATGTCCTATGACCATGTAGAACTTACATTCAATGACATGAGAAACGTGCCGGAGGCCTTCAAAGGGACCAAGAAGGGCACCGTCTACCTTACCCCGTACCGG GTCATCTTCCTGTCCAAGGGGAAGGACGCCATGCAGTCCTTCATGATGCCATTTTACCTGATGAAGGACTGTGAGATCAAGCAGCCTGTGTTTGGGGCAAACTACATCAAGGGAACAGTGAAGGCCGAAGCAGGAG GTGGCTGGGAAGGCGCTGCGTCGTACAAGTTGACCTTTATGGCAGGGGGCGCCATCGAATTTGGACAACGGATGCTACAGGTGGCATCTCAAG CCTCCCGAGGCGAAGCCCCCAACGGAGCCTATGGTTACTCTTACATGCCCAGCGGGGCCTATGTCTTCCCCCCGCCAGTCGCCAATGGAATGtacccctgccctcctggctacCCCTATCCACCGCCCCCACCTG AGTTCTATCCAGGACTTCCCATGATGGACGGAGCCATGGGATATGTGCAGCCTCCGCCACCACCCTACCCTGGGCCCATGGAGCCTCCGGTCAGTGGCCCCGATGTCCCCTCCACTTCTGCAG CGGAAGCCAAGGCCGCAGAAGCAGCTGCCAGCGCCTATTACAACCCGGGCAACCCGCACAACGTCTACATGCCCACG AACCAGCCTCCGCCACCGCCCTACTACCCCCCAGAAGATAAGAAGACCCAGTag
- the UNC13D gene encoding protein unc-13 homolog D isoform X1 — protein sequence MATLFSHPQRRPPLLRQAIKIRRRRVRDVQEPLPLRAREIKPPSHHLSPEERALLYEEALYTVLHRLGQPEPNHVVESSELLRYLQEAFHMEPEEHQQMLQQVRQLEKPIFCLKATVKQAKGILGKDVSGFSDPYCLLGIEQGVGMPGGSPGTRRQQKAVVRHTIPEEQTHRTQVITQTLNPVWEETFILEFEDISNASFHLDMWDLDSVESVRQKLGELTDLHGLRRIFKEARKDKGQDDFLGNVVLRLQDLRCREDQWYPLEPCTETYPDRGQCHLQFQFIHKRRATTASRSQPSYTVHLHLLQQLVSHEVTQHQAGSTSWDGLLSPQAATILFLHATQKDLSDFHRSMAQWLAYSRLYQSLEFPSSCLLKPITSIEYQWIQGRLKAEQLEELATSFNSLLAYGLSLIRRFRSVFPLSVSDSPARLQSLLRVLVQMCKMKAFGELCPSSAPLPRLVTEALRTGTVEWFHLKQQHHQPMVQGMLEAGKALLSLVQDVTGDLHQCQRTWNKIFLNVLKIDLFSLAFLELQWLVAKRVQDHTAAVGNSMSPEVGESLFQLYISVKELCQLGPVPTERDGVLALDGFHCWFQPAIPSWLQKTYNVALARVQRAVQMDKLVPLGELTKHSTSAVDLSTCFAQISHTARQLDWPNPEEAFMITVKFVEDTCRLALVYCSLIKARARELSAGQKDQGQAANMLCVVVNDMEQLRLVIGKLPTQLAWEALEQRVGAVLEEGQLQNTLHAQLQGALAGLGHEIRTGVRTLAEQLEVGIAKHIQKLVGIKESVLPEDAILPLMKFLEVELHYMNTNLVKENFSSLLTLLWTHTLTVLAEVAASQRSCPLASSRLKIALQNLEISFYAEGCGLPPEALHTATFQALQRNLELQAASSRELIQKYFCSRIQQQAETTSEELGAITIKASYRASEQKLRVELLSASSLLPLDSNGSSDPFVQLTLEPRHEFPELAPRETQKHKKDLHPLFDETFEFLVPAEPCQKDGACLMLTVLDHDTLGADDLEGEAFLPLQAVPGLTGTEEPGEVPQTRLPLTYPAPNGDPVLQLLESRRGDREAQALVRLRRQRAKQASQHALRPGP from the exons ATGGCGACGctcttctcccacccccagcgGCGCCCTCCCCTCTTGCGCCAGGCCATCAAGATAAGGCGCCGCAGGGTCAGAGATGTGCAGGAGCCTCTGCCCCTGAGGGCTCGGGAG ATCAAGCCTCCATCCCACCACCTATCCCCTGAGGAG CGGGCCCTGCTCTACGAGGAAGCACTCTACACTGTCCTGCACCGCCTGGGTCAGCCTGAGCCCAACCATGTGGTGGAGTCCTCGGAGCTGCTGCGATACCTGCAGGAG GCCTTCCACATGGAGCCTGAGGAGCACCAGCAGATGCTGCAGCAGGTCCGGCAGCTCGAG AAGCCAATATTTTGTCTGAAGGCGACAGTGAAACAAGCCAAGGGCATTCTGGGCAAGGATGTCAGCG GGTTTAGTGACCCCTACTGCCTGCTGGGCATCGAACAGGGGGTGGGCATGCCGGGGGGCAGCCCTGGGACCCGGCGTCAGCAGAAGGCCGTGGTGAGACATACCATCCCGGAGGAGCAGACCCACCGCACCCAGGTCATCACCCAGACACTCAACCCCGTCTGGGAGGAGACCTTCATCCT AGAGTTTGAGGACATAAGCAATGCCAGCTTTCATCTGGACATGTG GGACCTGGACTCCGTGGAGTCTGTCAGACAGAAGCTCGGGGAGCTCACAGATCTGCATGGGCTGCGAAG GATCTTTAAGGAGGCTCGGAAGGACAAAGGCCAGGACGACTTTCTGGGGAACGTGGTTTTGAGACTACAG GACCTGCGCTGCCGGGAGGATCAGTGGTACCCTCTGGAGCCTTGCACGGAAACGTACCCAGACCGCGGTCAGTGTCACCTCCAGTTCCAGTTCATTCACAAGCGG AGAGCCACCACGGCCAGCCGCTCCCAGCCCAGCTACACAGTGCACCTCCACCTGCTGCAGCAGCTCGTGTCCCACGAGGTCACCCAGCACCAG GCAGGCAGTACCTCCTGGGATGGGTTGCTGAGTCCACAGGCTGCCaccatcctcttcctccatgcCACGCAGAAGGACCTGTCTGACTTCCACCGGTCCATGGC GCAGTGGCTGGCCTACAGCCGTCTCTACCAGAGCCTGGAGTTCcccagcagctgcctcctgaAACCCATCACCAGCATTGAGTACCAGTGGATCCAGGGCCGGCTCAAGGCAGAGCAG CTGGAGGAGCTGGCCACCTCGTTCAACTCCCTGCTGGCCTATGGTCTCTCCCTCATCCGGAGGTTCCGGTCTGTCTTCCCCCTCTCCGTCTCCGACTCCCCAGCCCGCCTGCAGTCTCTCCTTAG GGTCCTGGTGCAGATGTGCAAGATGAAGGCCTTTGGAGAACTGTGCCCCAGCAGCGCCCCACTGCCCCGCCTGGTGACCGAGGCGCTGCGG ACTGGCACGGTTGAATGGTTCCACCTGAAGCAGCAGCACCATCAGCCCATGGTGCAG ggtatgctggaggcgggcaagGCCTTGCTGAGCCTGGTACAGGACGTCACTGGTGACCTACACCAGTGCCAGCGCACGTGGAACAAGATCTTCCTTAA TGTCCTCAAGATCGACCTCTTCTCCTTGGCCTTCCTGGAGCTGCAGTGGCTG GTGGCCAAGCGGGTGCAGGACCACACGGCAGCGGTGGGCAACTCCATGTCCCCAGAGGTGGGCGAGAGTCTGTTCCAGCTCTACATCAGTGTCAAGGAGCTCTGCCAGCTGGGCCCTGTCCCCACAGAGAG GGATGGAGTTCTGGCCCTGGATGGCTTCCACTGCTGGTTCCAGCCAGCCATCCCCTCCTGGCTGCAGAAGACGTACAATGTGGCCCTGGCACGGGTGCAGCGTGCTGTACAGATGGACAAG ctGGTGCCCCTGGGTGAATTGACCAAGCATAGCACATCAGCTGTGGATCTGTCCACCTGCTTCGCCCAGATCAGCCACACTGCCCGGCAGCTGGACTGGCCCAACCCAGAGGAGGCCTTCATGATCACTGTCAAGTTCGTGGAG GACACCTGTCGGCTGGCCCTGGTGTACTGCAGCCTTATAAAAGCCCGGGCCCGTGAGctctctgcaggccagaaggacCAAGGCCAGGCGGCCAACATG CTGTGTGTGGTGGTGAATGACATGGAGCAGCTGCGGCTGGTGATTGGCAAACTGCCCACCCAGCTGGCATGGGAGGCGCTGGAGCAGCGCGTGGGTGCtgtgctggaggaggggcagctgcAGAACACGCTGCACGCCCAGCTGCAGGGCGcactggctgggctgggccacgAGATCCGCACTGGCGTCCGGACCTTGGCTGAGCAG CTGGAGGTGGGCATTGCCAAGCACATCCAGAAACTCGTGGGCATCAAGGAGTCCGTCCTGCCTGAGGAT GCCATTCTGCCCCTGATGAAGTTCCTGGAGGTGGAGCTCCACTACATGAACACCAACTTGGTGAAGGAGAACTTCAGCAG CCTTCTGACCCTGCTCTGGACCCACACGCTCACGGTGCTGGCAGAGGTGGCTGCCTCCCAGCGGAGCTGCCCCTTGGCCTCTAGCAGGCTGAAGATTGCACTACAG AACCTGGAGATCTCCTTCTACGCTGAGGGCTGTGGCCTGCCGCCTGAGGCCCTGCACACGGCCACCTTCCAG gctctgcagaggaaCCTGGAGCTGCAGGCGGCCTCCAGCCGGGAGCTCATCCAGAAGTACTTCTGCAGCCGCATCCAGCAGCAG gcagaaACCACCTCAGAGGAGCTTGGGGCCATCACGATCAAGGCCTCTTACCGCGCCTCTGAGCAGAAGCTGCGTGTGGAGCTGCTCAGTGCCTCCAGCCTGCTGCCCCTGGACTCCAACG GCTCCAGCGACCCCTTTGTCCAGCTGACCTTGGAGCCCAGGCATGAGTTCCCTGAGCTGGCCCCCCGGGAGACGCAAAAGCACAAGAAGGACCTTCACCCGCTGTTTGATGAGACCTTTGAATT cctggtgCCTGCGGAGCCATGCCAGAAGGACGGGGCGTGCCTCATGCTCACGGTGCTGGACCATGACACCCTGGGGGCCGACGACCTGGAAGGGGAGGCCTTCCTGCCGCTGCAGGCGGTGCCGGGCCTGACGGGGACTGAGGAGCCTGGCGAGGTGCCTCAGACCCGCCTGCCCCTGACCTATCCTGCACCCAACG GGGACCCAGTCCTGCAGCTGCTGGAGAGCCGGCGGGGTGACCGCGAGGCCCAGGCGCTGGTGAGGCTGCGGCGGCAGCGCGCCAAGCAGGCCTCCCAGCACGCCCTGCGGCCAGGGCCGTAG
- the UNC13D gene encoding protein unc-13 homolog D isoform X2 has product MDLSCGRPGDKEGGPGAGLPEGLLWEQIKPPSHHLSPEERALLYEEALYTVLHRLGQPEPNHVVESSELLRYLQEAFHMEPEEHQQMLQQVRQLEKPIFCLKATVKQAKGILGKDVSGFSDPYCLLGIEQGVGMPGGSPGTRRQQKAVVRHTIPEEQTHRTQVITQTLNPVWEETFILEFEDISNASFHLDMWDLDSVESVRQKLGELTDLHGLRRIFKEARKDKGQDDFLGNVVLRLQDLRCREDQWYPLEPCTETYPDRGQCHLQFQFIHKRRATTASRSQPSYTVHLHLLQQLVSHEVTQHQAGSTSWDGLLSPQAATILFLHATQKDLSDFHRSMAQWLAYSRLYQSLEFPSSCLLKPITSIEYQWIQGRLKAEQLEELATSFNSLLAYGLSLIRRFRSVFPLSVSDSPARLQSLLRVLVQMCKMKAFGELCPSSAPLPRLVTEALRTGTVEWFHLKQQHHQPMVQGMLEAGKALLSLVQDVTGDLHQCQRTWNKIFLNVLKIDLFSLAFLELQWLVAKRVQDHTAAVGNSMSPEVGESLFQLYISVKELCQLGPVPTERDGVLALDGFHCWFQPAIPSWLQKTYNVALARVQRAVQMDKLVPLGELTKHSTSAVDLSTCFAQISHTARQLDWPNPEEAFMITVKFVEDTCRLALVYCSLIKARARELSAGQKDQGQAANMLCVVVNDMEQLRLVIGKLPTQLAWEALEQRVGAVLEEGQLQNTLHAQLQGALAGLGHEIRTGVRTLAEQLEVGIAKHIQKLVGIKESVLPEDAILPLMKFLEVELHYMNTNLVKENFSSLLTLLWTHTLTVLAEVAASQRSCPLASSRLKIALQNLEISFYAEGCGLPPEALHTATFQALQRNLELQAASSRELIQKYFCSRIQQQAETTSEELGAITIKASYRASEQKLRVELLSASSLLPLDSNGSSDPFVQLTLEPRHEFPELAPRETQKHKKDLHPLFDETFEFLVPAEPCQKDGACLMLTVLDHDTLGADDLEGEAFLPLQAVPGLTGTEEPGEVPQTRLPLTYPAPNGDPVLQLLESRRGDREAQALVRLRRQRAKQASQHALRPGP; this is encoded by the exons ATGGACCTGAGCTGTGGCAGGCCAGGGGACAAGGAGGGTGGCCCGGGGGCAGGACTCCCAGAAGGCTTGCTGTGGGAACAG ATCAAGCCTCCATCCCACCACCTATCCCCTGAGGAG CGGGCCCTGCTCTACGAGGAAGCACTCTACACTGTCCTGCACCGCCTGGGTCAGCCTGAGCCCAACCATGTGGTGGAGTCCTCGGAGCTGCTGCGATACCTGCAGGAG GCCTTCCACATGGAGCCTGAGGAGCACCAGCAGATGCTGCAGCAGGTCCGGCAGCTCGAG AAGCCAATATTTTGTCTGAAGGCGACAGTGAAACAAGCCAAGGGCATTCTGGGCAAGGATGTCAGCG GGTTTAGTGACCCCTACTGCCTGCTGGGCATCGAACAGGGGGTGGGCATGCCGGGGGGCAGCCCTGGGACCCGGCGTCAGCAGAAGGCCGTGGTGAGACATACCATCCCGGAGGAGCAGACCCACCGCACCCAGGTCATCACCCAGACACTCAACCCCGTCTGGGAGGAGACCTTCATCCT AGAGTTTGAGGACATAAGCAATGCCAGCTTTCATCTGGACATGTG GGACCTGGACTCCGTGGAGTCTGTCAGACAGAAGCTCGGGGAGCTCACAGATCTGCATGGGCTGCGAAG GATCTTTAAGGAGGCTCGGAAGGACAAAGGCCAGGACGACTTTCTGGGGAACGTGGTTTTGAGACTACAG GACCTGCGCTGCCGGGAGGATCAGTGGTACCCTCTGGAGCCTTGCACGGAAACGTACCCAGACCGCGGTCAGTGTCACCTCCAGTTCCAGTTCATTCACAAGCGG AGAGCCACCACGGCCAGCCGCTCCCAGCCCAGCTACACAGTGCACCTCCACCTGCTGCAGCAGCTCGTGTCCCACGAGGTCACCCAGCACCAG GCAGGCAGTACCTCCTGGGATGGGTTGCTGAGTCCACAGGCTGCCaccatcctcttcctccatgcCACGCAGAAGGACCTGTCTGACTTCCACCGGTCCATGGC GCAGTGGCTGGCCTACAGCCGTCTCTACCAGAGCCTGGAGTTCcccagcagctgcctcctgaAACCCATCACCAGCATTGAGTACCAGTGGATCCAGGGCCGGCTCAAGGCAGAGCAG CTGGAGGAGCTGGCCACCTCGTTCAACTCCCTGCTGGCCTATGGTCTCTCCCTCATCCGGAGGTTCCGGTCTGTCTTCCCCCTCTCCGTCTCCGACTCCCCAGCCCGCCTGCAGTCTCTCCTTAG GGTCCTGGTGCAGATGTGCAAGATGAAGGCCTTTGGAGAACTGTGCCCCAGCAGCGCCCCACTGCCCCGCCTGGTGACCGAGGCGCTGCGG ACTGGCACGGTTGAATGGTTCCACCTGAAGCAGCAGCACCATCAGCCCATGGTGCAG ggtatgctggaggcgggcaagGCCTTGCTGAGCCTGGTACAGGACGTCACTGGTGACCTACACCAGTGCCAGCGCACGTGGAACAAGATCTTCCTTAA TGTCCTCAAGATCGACCTCTTCTCCTTGGCCTTCCTGGAGCTGCAGTGGCTG GTGGCCAAGCGGGTGCAGGACCACACGGCAGCGGTGGGCAACTCCATGTCCCCAGAGGTGGGCGAGAGTCTGTTCCAGCTCTACATCAGTGTCAAGGAGCTCTGCCAGCTGGGCCCTGTCCCCACAGAGAG GGATGGAGTTCTGGCCCTGGATGGCTTCCACTGCTGGTTCCAGCCAGCCATCCCCTCCTGGCTGCAGAAGACGTACAATGTGGCCCTGGCACGGGTGCAGCGTGCTGTACAGATGGACAAG ctGGTGCCCCTGGGTGAATTGACCAAGCATAGCACATCAGCTGTGGATCTGTCCACCTGCTTCGCCCAGATCAGCCACACTGCCCGGCAGCTGGACTGGCCCAACCCAGAGGAGGCCTTCATGATCACTGTCAAGTTCGTGGAG GACACCTGTCGGCTGGCCCTGGTGTACTGCAGCCTTATAAAAGCCCGGGCCCGTGAGctctctgcaggccagaaggacCAAGGCCAGGCGGCCAACATG CTGTGTGTGGTGGTGAATGACATGGAGCAGCTGCGGCTGGTGATTGGCAAACTGCCCACCCAGCTGGCATGGGAGGCGCTGGAGCAGCGCGTGGGTGCtgtgctggaggaggggcagctgcAGAACACGCTGCACGCCCAGCTGCAGGGCGcactggctgggctgggccacgAGATCCGCACTGGCGTCCGGACCTTGGCTGAGCAG CTGGAGGTGGGCATTGCCAAGCACATCCAGAAACTCGTGGGCATCAAGGAGTCCGTCCTGCCTGAGGAT GCCATTCTGCCCCTGATGAAGTTCCTGGAGGTGGAGCTCCACTACATGAACACCAACTTGGTGAAGGAGAACTTCAGCAG CCTTCTGACCCTGCTCTGGACCCACACGCTCACGGTGCTGGCAGAGGTGGCTGCCTCCCAGCGGAGCTGCCCCTTGGCCTCTAGCAGGCTGAAGATTGCACTACAG AACCTGGAGATCTCCTTCTACGCTGAGGGCTGTGGCCTGCCGCCTGAGGCCCTGCACACGGCCACCTTCCAG gctctgcagaggaaCCTGGAGCTGCAGGCGGCCTCCAGCCGGGAGCTCATCCAGAAGTACTTCTGCAGCCGCATCCAGCAGCAG gcagaaACCACCTCAGAGGAGCTTGGGGCCATCACGATCAAGGCCTCTTACCGCGCCTCTGAGCAGAAGCTGCGTGTGGAGCTGCTCAGTGCCTCCAGCCTGCTGCCCCTGGACTCCAACG GCTCCAGCGACCCCTTTGTCCAGCTGACCTTGGAGCCCAGGCATGAGTTCCCTGAGCTGGCCCCCCGGGAGACGCAAAAGCACAAGAAGGACCTTCACCCGCTGTTTGATGAGACCTTTGAATT cctggtgCCTGCGGAGCCATGCCAGAAGGACGGGGCGTGCCTCATGCTCACGGTGCTGGACCATGACACCCTGGGGGCCGACGACCTGGAAGGGGAGGCCTTCCTGCCGCTGCAGGCGGTGCCGGGCCTGACGGGGACTGAGGAGCCTGGCGAGGTGCCTCAGACCCGCCTGCCCCTGACCTATCCTGCACCCAACG GGGACCCAGTCCTGCAGCTGCTGGAGAGCCGGCGGGGTGACCGCGAGGCCCAGGCGCTGGTGAGGCTGCGGCGGCAGCGCGCCAAGCAGGCCTCCCAGCACGCCCTGCGGCCAGGGCCGTAG